From a region of the Paenibacillus sp. R14(2021) genome:
- a CDS encoding glycoside hydrolase family 32 protein: MVKPDYRLTYHLTPEYGWMNDPNGFVHINGEYHLFYQHYPYKPVWGPMHWGHAVSRDLIHWEYLPIALAPDEEFDAGGCFSGSAIVVDGELVLMYTGHVVTGPDNTMDYKQAQGLAYSKDGQTFKKYVNNPVIGYDLIPSGVSQRDFRDPKVFHHDGQYYVVLGSNDTQGNGLILLYRSDDLKQWTFVNILAKSDGTFGDNWECPDLFHLGDKDVLMFSPQRMPAQGNEYTNLHSTMYMVGKFDSKAGTFTTERFAQVDHGFDFYAPQSTIDSKGRRIVIGWMDMWESDMPTQDGHHWAGAMSLPREMVLDGDRILFRPIEEIEASRCNVFEITDVAFSGKQTVDTIGDCYELEVEFEAGQTKTFGLKLRVNEATGQETVLTYQTAEGLLSLDRNHSGIGPGGERKAAVPLMDGKLALRIFVDKSSIEVFAGNGETVMTARIYPDQESRGIILFSEGKNRVVSLRKWDIQ, translated from the coding sequence TTGGTTAAGCCGGACTACCGGTTAACATATCATTTAACGCCGGAGTATGGCTGGATGAACGATCCGAATGGTTTTGTGCACATTAATGGGGAGTACCATTTGTTTTACCAACATTACCCGTATAAGCCGGTATGGGGACCGATGCACTGGGGACATGCTGTCAGCCGCGACCTCATTCACTGGGAATATCTGCCGATCGCTCTGGCCCCAGACGAAGAGTTCGATGCAGGGGGCTGCTTCTCGGGAAGCGCCATTGTTGTAGATGGAGAACTCGTATTAATGTATACCGGACATGTGGTTACGGGTCCTGATAACACGATGGATTATAAACAAGCCCAAGGTCTTGCTTATTCTAAGGACGGCCAAACGTTCAAGAAGTACGTAAACAACCCGGTCATCGGATACGATCTCATTCCAAGCGGGGTTAGCCAACGTGATTTTCGGGATCCCAAGGTATTTCATCATGATGGCCAATATTATGTCGTGCTTGGTTCAAACGACACGCAGGGCAATGGACTTATTCTTCTATACCGATCAGATGACCTGAAGCAGTGGACATTCGTGAACATCCTCGCCAAGAGTGACGGGACATTCGGCGATAACTGGGAGTGTCCCGATTTGTTTCATTTAGGAGATAAGGACGTGCTCATGTTTTCGCCTCAGCGAATGCCTGCGCAGGGAAACGAGTATACGAACCTCCATTCCACGATGTATATGGTCGGCAAATTTGATTCTAAGGCGGGAACCTTTACGACTGAACGCTTCGCGCAAGTTGATCATGGTTTTGATTTTTACGCGCCGCAGTCCACGATCGACAGCAAGGGCCGAAGAATTGTGATCGGCTGGATGGATATGTGGGAAAGCGATATGCCGACACAAGACGGCCATCACTGGGCAGGGGCCATGAGTCTTCCGCGTGAAATGGTGCTGGATGGCGACCGAATCTTATTTAGACCGATTGAAGAGATTGAAGCTTCCCGCTGTAATGTGTTCGAAATCACGGATGTTGCGTTTAGTGGCAAACAGACGGTAGACACAATAGGAGACTGCTATGAGCTTGAGGTGGAGTTTGAGGCCGGTCAGACGAAGACGTTCGGACTGAAGCTGCGTGTCAATGAAGCAACGGGTCAAGAGACCGTATTGACCTATCAAACCGCTGAGGGTCTTTTAAGTCTGGACCGCAATCATTCGGGGATAGGGCCAGGAGGAGAACGGAAGGCAGCCGTGCCTCTAATGGACGGTAAATTGGCCTTGAGGATATTCGTAGATAAATCGTCGATTGAAGTGTTTGCAGGCAACGGGGAAACGGTTATGACGGCACGTATTTATCCTGATCAAGAATCGCGAGGGATTATTCTCTTCTCAGAGGGCAAAAATCGCGTCGTATCGTTAAGGAAATGGGATATTCAATAA
- a CDS encoding diacylglycerol kinase family protein — MWIFAVNEKSGGGRGRKAWRIVEAELKQRGVPYTAVLAASPEEACREIAGLLERYSHPSEDGAHSSVKAVAVIGGDGTIHSILPVLQAGGVPLGIIPAGSGNDTARAFRLPKRPLEALRILLQGSPVPIDLIALRSPLAPADMPARPVLTALAAGFDSAIAAAVNRSAHKKLCNAAGVGSFAYVIGLFQVLLTYRPCPMSVTVDGVRHDYSHGWMAAVCNVSAYGGGLRICPDASPSDGLLDVCVVHSCTPLQLLRLFPTLLQGTHVRLPYVTLLRGRAISVEAQETGRSSPIAVYGDGEPAGQLPLYAEAAGNRIFVLR; from the coding sequence ATGTGGATATTTGCAGTAAATGAGAAATCCGGCGGCGGCCGTGGACGCAAAGCATGGCGGATCGTGGAAGCCGAGCTGAAGCAGCGCGGCGTGCCGTATACGGCCGTGCTTGCCGCATCGCCGGAAGAGGCCTGCCGGGAGATTGCCGGCTTGCTTGAACGCTATAGCCATCCATCCGAAGATGGAGCGCATTCCTCCGTGAAAGCGGTTGCAGTTATTGGAGGCGACGGCACGATTCACAGCATTCTGCCCGTGCTTCAGGCTGGCGGCGTACCGCTCGGCATCATCCCGGCCGGCTCCGGCAACGATACCGCGAGAGCCTTTCGTCTACCGAAGCGACCGCTGGAAGCGCTTCGGATTCTGCTTCAAGGCAGCCCCGTGCCGATTGACCTTATCGCGCTGCGTTCGCCGCTCGCGCCAGCGGACATGCCTGCTCGGCCTGTGCTGACCGCGCTCGCTGCCGGCTTCGATTCCGCCATCGCGGCAGCAGTGAACCGTTCAGCACATAAGAAGCTTTGCAATGCTGCCGGCGTCGGCTCGTTCGCTTACGTAATCGGCCTCTTCCAAGTGCTGCTCACCTATCGGCCGTGCCCCATGTCTGTTACCGTCGATGGTGTCCGCCATGACTATTCGCATGGCTGGATGGCAGCCGTCTGCAACGTTTCCGCCTACGGCGGCGGGCTGCGCATCTGTCCAGACGCTTCGCCGTCCGACGGCCTGCTGGATGTATGCGTCGTCCATTCCTGCACGCCGCTGCAGCTGCTGCGTTTATTTCCGACGCTGCTTCAAGGCACCCATGTGCGCCTGCCCTACGTCACGCTGCTTCGTGGTCGAGCCATTTCCGTGGAAGCGCAGGAGACAGGAAGATCTTCACCGATTGCCGTCTACGGTGACGGCGAACCGGCCGGCCAATTGCCCCTATACGCAGAAGCAGCCGGCAACCGCATCTTCGTGCTGCGGTAA
- a CDS encoding GH116 family glycosyl-hydrolase has translation MSRTWRTYAGNQTREISFPLGGIGTGSIGLAGNGRLVDWEIFNAPNKRSFNGYSHFAVKAEADGRLLDARVLNGDFPSPYMGQPLRGGPLHSGYGYGPENNTMAGMPHFRGHTFQGEFPLAKMTFEDTNFPGTVRLQAFNPFIPLNDADSSLPCALFEVRFDNPLAYPVTYTAALTASNPKAGQRIVNRYAKDEAGLHTLKLGSEAHQADDPSYGDISIATDAGEGVSYQEFWYRGGWCDNLEMYWRDFTEAGPFRNRTYASEQAHHPRHKDNGTLAVRITLAPGASERVRFVLGWHYPNVYNSWNPEPEGRTIWRNYYAGQFVDSAAVASYALSQWDRLLAETEKFHEALFGSTLPEEVLEAVSANLSVLKSPTSLRLTDGSFYGFEGCIEDVGSCEGSCTHVWNYAYAMPFLFPALERSMRDLDFKYNARADGSMAFRLMLPLGRDPGPFRACVDGQMGGVIKAYRDWKISGDDVWLRKNWPAIRQSIEYAWSESNPDKWDADRDGVIEGRQHHTLDMELFGPNAWLTGFYLAALKAASEIAAYLGEEALSAEYGELFRRGKAWTDTHLYNGRYYIQSIDLTDRSLLEQFDTGGSLFGDNAVSAYWNDEAGEIKYQIGEGCGIDQLVAQWHANLCGLGEIFDPEQARHALRELYVSNFKAHMRDEANAWRLFALNDEGGLVICSWPEGSLRPAVPLTYASETMTGFEYQAACHMIQEGMLEEGLQIVRAIRDRYDGEKRNPWNEVECGSNYARSMASYSLLLAYSGFSFDMTKGEIGFRPVTMPEGGFRTFWSIDGAWGTFELTAAQGVLRVIGGSLTLKRLGLPETWRLSTVHAAAEGMKVDLMAADLAEPAICGLAFASPLVLTKDQELTWYEV, from the coding sequence ATGAGCAGAACATGGCGAACGTATGCGGGCAATCAAACGAGAGAGATTTCGTTTCCGCTAGGCGGCATTGGTACGGGCAGTATCGGTCTTGCGGGCAACGGCCGGCTGGTGGATTGGGAAATCTTCAATGCGCCGAACAAGCGCAGCTTCAACGGCTACAGCCATTTTGCCGTCAAGGCCGAGGCTGACGGCCGATTACTGGATGCCAGGGTGCTGAATGGGGACTTTCCGTCGCCTTATATGGGGCAGCCTCTTCGGGGGGGCCCGCTTCACAGCGGCTACGGCTACGGACCGGAGAATAATACGATGGCGGGGATGCCGCATTTCAGAGGACATACGTTCCAGGGCGAATTTCCGCTGGCGAAAATGACGTTCGAGGATACGAATTTCCCCGGGACGGTGCGATTGCAGGCGTTTAATCCCTTTATCCCGCTGAATGACGCGGATTCCAGCCTTCCCTGCGCGCTGTTCGAGGTGCGGTTCGATAATCCGCTAGCGTACCCGGTGACGTATACGGCCGCGTTAACCGCGTCTAACCCCAAGGCGGGGCAGCGCATCGTTAACCGCTATGCCAAGGACGAAGCGGGTCTGCATACGCTTAAGCTCGGATCGGAGGCGCATCAAGCGGACGACCCTTCCTACGGCGACATCTCGATTGCCACGGATGCAGGCGAGGGCGTCAGCTATCAGGAATTTTGGTACCGAGGCGGCTGGTGCGACAACTTGGAAATGTACTGGCGCGATTTTACCGAAGCAGGGCCGTTCCGGAACCGGACGTATGCTTCGGAGCAGGCGCATCACCCGAGACATAAGGATAACGGAACACTGGCTGTACGAATTACACTCGCGCCCGGCGCATCGGAACGTGTTCGTTTCGTGCTGGGCTGGCATTATCCGAACGTCTACAACAGCTGGAACCCGGAGCCGGAAGGCAGGACGATATGGCGTAATTATTATGCAGGGCAATTTGTCGATTCCGCTGCCGTGGCTTCCTATGCCTTGTCGCAGTGGGACCGGCTGCTGGCGGAGACGGAGAAATTTCATGAGGCGTTGTTCGGCTCGACTCTCCCGGAAGAAGTATTGGAAGCGGTCTCCGCGAACTTGTCCGTCCTGAAATCGCCGACCTCGCTGCGTTTGACCGACGGTTCCTTCTACGGATTCGAAGGCTGCATCGAGGATGTCGGCTCCTGCGAGGGGTCCTGCACGCATGTATGGAACTATGCGTACGCGATGCCGTTTCTCTTCCCGGCGCTGGAGCGATCCATGCGCGACCTGGATTTCAAGTACAATGCCCGCGCGGACGGAAGCATGGCGTTTCGGTTAATGCTGCCGCTCGGCAGGGACCCTGGTCCTTTCCGCGCCTGCGTGGACGGTCAGATGGGCGGCGTGATCAAGGCGTATCGGGATTGGAAAATATCCGGCGACGACGTTTGGCTGCGGAAGAACTGGCCGGCTATCCGCCAATCCATCGAATATGCTTGGAGCGAGAGCAACCCCGACAAATGGGACGCCGATCGGGACGGGGTGATTGAAGGCCGGCAGCATCATACGCTCGATATGGAGCTGTTCGGTCCGAACGCTTGGTTGACCGGCTTCTATTTGGCTGCGCTGAAGGCCGCATCCGAGATCGCTGCCTATCTTGGAGAAGAAGCGTTGTCCGCCGAGTACGGCGAGCTGTTCCGCAGAGGCAAGGCATGGACGGATACCCATCTGTACAACGGACGTTATTACATACAAAGCATCGATCTAACGGATCGAAGCCTGCTGGAGCAATTCGATACAGGCGGATCGCTATTCGGAGATAATGCGGTCTCCGCCTACTGGAATGACGAGGCGGGAGAGATCAAATATCAGATCGGCGAGGGCTGCGGCATCGATCAGCTTGTCGCGCAGTGGCACGCCAATCTGTGCGGACTGGGTGAAATCTTCGATCCGGAGCAGGCGAGACACGCGCTTCGCGAGCTATACGTCAGTAACTTCAAAGCGCACATGCGCGACGAGGCAAATGCTTGGCGGTTATTCGCCTTGAATGACGAGGGCGGGCTTGTCATCTGCTCTTGGCCGGAGGGGAGCTTACGGCCGGCCGTCCCGCTGACTTATGCGTCCGAGACGATGACCGGCTTCGAATATCAAGCGGCCTGCCACATGATTCAGGAAGGCATGCTGGAGGAAGGGCTTCAGATCGTAAGGGCGATTCGAGACCGTTATGACGGCGAGAAACGAAATCCTTGGAACGAGGTGGAGTGCGGCAGCAACTATGCGAGGTCTATGGCAAGCTATTCACTGCTGCTCGCCTACAGCGGATTCTCGTTCGATATGACGAAGGGCGAGATCGGATTCCGGCCGGTTACGATGCCGGAGGGAGGATTCCGAACATTCTGGTCGATTGACGGGGCATGGGGGACCTTCGAGCTGACGGCTGCGCAGGGGGTGCTTCGCGTGATCGGCGGAAGCTTGACGCTGAAGAGGCTTGGTCTGCCGGAGACATGGCGCCTGTCAACCGTTCATGCTGCCGCCGAGGGAATGAAGGTGGATCTGATGGCAGCGGATTTGGCGGAACCGGCGATCTGCGGACTTGCGTTTGCATCTCCGCTTGTGCTGACAAAGGATCAAGAATTGACTTGGTACGAGGTATAA
- a CDS encoding DNA alkylation repair protein, with protein sequence MAEPLKAMYDLPFLRQFAARVTSAWAPFDGERFVQRVTGEGWEALELKARIRRIATSLGAELPDAYPEALAVLIAIHQECSGFPYLFFPDFVEVYGLHDWERSMDALEKFTSQSSAEFAIRAFIMQDTERTMARMQAWSLHENEHIRRLASEGCRPRLPWGQMLPMFKRDPSPILPILEQLKADPSLYVRKSVANNLNDIAKDNPAVVKAIASEWKGSTAFTDWIVRHGCRSLIKAADPEVLALFGYEEDAAASAVASAAIHALQEEAVIGGSSELRYSLRLADGDGDPLRLRIELGVSYVKSGGKTSQKRFLLSDKTLRPGSAVNNVKLLDWKNLSTRKHYAGLHRIALVVNGTPVAETSVLLHDSLNTAAEPAPVQATNNAAVGTLGGGSGEA encoded by the coding sequence ATGGCCGAACCATTAAAAGCGATGTACGACCTGCCGTTTCTGCGGCAGTTTGCGGCGCGCGTAACTTCCGCGTGGGCGCCGTTCGATGGGGAACGCTTCGTCCAGCGCGTCACAGGCGAAGGCTGGGAAGCGCTGGAGCTCAAGGCCCGCATTCGGCGGATTGCGACGTCCCTTGGGGCGGAGCTGCCAGATGCATACCCGGAAGCGCTTGCCGTATTGATTGCGATTCATCAGGAATGCAGCGGATTTCCTTATTTATTTTTCCCTGATTTTGTAGAGGTGTACGGGCTGCACGACTGGGAACGGTCCATGGACGCCTTGGAGAAATTCACTTCGCAGTCCTCTGCGGAGTTTGCTATTCGCGCATTCATCATGCAGGATACCGAGCGGACCATGGCTCGGATGCAGGCATGGTCGCTGCATGAGAATGAGCATATTCGGCGGCTCGCCAGCGAAGGCTGCAGGCCGCGCCTGCCCTGGGGACAGATGCTGCCGATGTTCAAGCGCGACCCATCGCCGATCCTGCCGATTCTGGAGCAGCTGAAAGCCGACCCTTCGCTCTATGTGCGCAAGAGCGTGGCGAACAACTTGAACGACATTGCCAAGGACAACCCTGCCGTCGTCAAAGCGATTGCCTCCGAATGGAAGGGCAGTACCGCGTTCACGGACTGGATCGTCCGTCACGGCTGCCGTTCGCTAATCAAGGCGGCGGACCCTGAAGTGCTGGCGTTGTTCGGCTACGAGGAGGATGCGGCCGCAAGCGCCGTTGCTTCGGCAGCCATTCATGCACTGCAGGAGGAGGCCGTCATCGGCGGCAGCAGCGAGCTGCGCTACAGCCTGCGGCTTGCGGATGGGGACGGCGATCCGCTTCGGCTGCGAATCGAGCTTGGCGTAAGCTACGTGAAATCGGGCGGCAAGACGTCGCAGAAGCGATTCCTGCTCAGCGATAAGACGCTAAGACCCGGCTCGGCGGTCAACAACGTGAAGCTGCTCGACTGGAAGAACCTGTCGACCCGGAAGCATTATGCGGGCCTTCACCGGATCGCGCTCGTTGTGAACGGCACGCCGGTCGCGGAAACATCCGTGCTGCTGCACGATTCGCTGAACACGGCAGCAGAGCCTGCACCCGTTCAAGCGACGAATAACGCTGCCGTCGGCACATTGGGCGGAGGGAGCGGAGAAGCATGA
- a CDS encoding ATP-binding protein, with protein sequence MSELMIGDKWMLLVLALAIHLFASITIYSMIGHQKMVRAMQHYWRLSGALVYALGLWVSHIIILLTSNSMIMIDWTIIVKLVGIMASVFVSFRVLGSRAVYPVRLFASSLLMALGTNLMLYSALLSHQVEGFNIDFSFAFFTFVFSFTGTACSFYLFERKSGSLLLPGLLLGISGMIMQLLGLETVTAIDTIVLTADRLNDYMQLLSIVLGLATMVIFGLSLVARYVDRRYVTMNERYRLLVENSIDMIAIIHEGRWEYINRSGLEMFGAKDEIVMLGKSIYLHLQPKHHAAMKRLLYASKPEGHQTPLEMDWFTVHGKSLNTEVIESSTNLSGKPIRQVIIRDISERKKNEELLINSEKLYVAGQLAAGIAHEIRNPLTSLKGFLQLIASGRTSGKNYYDIMKSELNRIESIVSELLMLSKPQIYELANRDIRYIMADTITLLEAQAILHNIVIEASFGDEPLWVRGVENQLKQVFINVLKNAIEVMLDGGSIKVICLREGERIIARIADKGPGISQDQMAKIGQPFYTTKEKGTGLGLMVTYKIVDNHQGSIEVRSMLGEGTTFDIILPYQEPGDAAESERSKATQIHRLRQDSESAS encoded by the coding sequence ATGAGTGAACTTATGATCGGCGACAAATGGATGCTGCTGGTGCTTGCGCTGGCGATTCATTTGTTTGCTTCCATCACCATTTACAGCATGATCGGACACCAGAAGATGGTACGCGCCATGCAGCACTATTGGCGGCTGAGCGGAGCACTTGTCTATGCCTTGGGCCTATGGGTCAGTCACATTATTATCTTGTTGACTTCGAATTCCATGATCATGATCGACTGGACTATTATCGTCAAGCTGGTGGGCATCATGGCCAGCGTTTTTGTTTCCTTCCGGGTTCTCGGCTCGCGCGCGGTCTATCCCGTCCGCTTATTCGCCAGCAGTCTGCTGATGGCGCTTGGGACCAATCTGATGCTCTACTCGGCGCTGCTCAGCCATCAGGTGGAAGGGTTCAACATCGATTTCAGCTTCGCGTTCTTCACGTTCGTGTTCAGCTTTACCGGCACGGCATGCTCGTTCTATCTGTTCGAACGCAAAAGCGGGTCGCTGCTCCTGCCAGGTCTTCTGCTCGGCATATCCGGTATGATCATGCAGCTGCTCGGACTGGAAACCGTCACGGCGATCGATACCATCGTGCTGACGGCCGACCGGCTGAACGATTACATGCAGCTGCTGTCCATCGTGCTTGGGCTGGCGACCATGGTTATTTTCGGACTTAGCCTCGTTGCCCGTTATGTTGACCGCAGGTACGTGACCATGAATGAACGCTACAGGCTGCTTGTCGAGAACTCCATCGATATGATTGCGATTATTCATGAAGGACGCTGGGAATATATTAACCGCTCCGGTCTTGAAATGTTCGGGGCGAAGGACGAGATAGTCATGCTCGGCAAGAGCATCTACTTGCATCTGCAGCCAAAGCACCACGCGGCGATGAAGCGGCTGCTGTACGCGTCCAAGCCGGAAGGCCATCAGACGCCCTTGGAGATGGATTGGTTCACCGTTCATGGCAAGTCGCTGAACACGGAGGTCATTGAATCCAGCACGAATCTATCAGGCAAGCCGATCAGGCAGGTCATCATCCGGGATATTTCGGAGCGCAAGAAGAACGAGGAGCTGCTGATTAATTCCGAGAAGCTGTATGTCGCAGGGCAGCTGGCCGCCGGGATCGCCCATGAAATCCGCAATCCGCTGACGTCGCTGAAAGGGTTCCTGCAGCTCATTGCATCGGGCAGAACAAGCGGCAAGAATTATTACGATATTATGAAGTCGGAACTGAACCGGATTGAATCGATCGTCAGCGAGCTGCTGATGCTGTCTAAGCCGCAGATTTACGAGCTGGCTAATCGGGATATACGGTATATCATGGCCGACACCATTACGCTGCTGGAAGCCCAGGCGATTCTGCACAATATCGTCATCGAAGCGAGTTTCGGAGACGAACCGCTCTGGGTGCGCGGCGTGGAGAATCAACTGAAGCAGGTATTCATCAACGTGCTCAAGAATGCGATCGAGGTGATGCTGGACGGCGGCAGCATTAAAGTCATCTGCCTGCGCGAGGGCGAGCGGATCATTGCGAGAATCGCGGACAAGGGTCCAGGCATCTCGCAGGATCAGATGGCGAAGATCGGTCAGCCCTTCTACACGACGAAGGAGAAGGGAACGGGGCTTGGTCTTATGGTCACGTACAAAATCGTCGACAATCACCAAGGCAGCATCGAGGTAAGGAGCATGCTTGGAGAAGGCACAACGTTCGATATTATTCTGCCCTATCAAGAGCCGGGCGACGCTGCGGAATCGGAGCGAAGCAAGGCGACCCAGATTCACCGGCTTCGTCAGGACAGCGAGAGCGCTTCATAG
- a CDS encoding carbohydrate ABC transporter permease: MTKRMPLSRGFIYLILIVCLVMFVFPFVLLFLNAFKTNAQIIDSPLSLPTAVHWDTLRSVITEMHYFSSLRNTFFLTVSGVVLISLFSSMTAHYIVRNKTKFNNTFFFTMVAAMIIPFQAIMIPMVSIYGQYLGWIQSNPLTTLVFLYLGFGSSLAVFIYHGFVKSIPTELEEAARIDGCNSRQTFFKIVLPILTPTTVTIGILNMLWIWNDFLLPILVLQNAGTDSLTLPLSISVFNGTYSSDYEKFLPAVLLVTLPILVIYLFAQRFILQGVTQGAVK, translated from the coding sequence ATGACCAAACGCATGCCGTTATCAAGAGGGTTCATCTATTTGATCCTCATTGTCTGCTTGGTTATGTTTGTTTTCCCCTTTGTACTGCTCTTTTTGAATGCATTCAAGACCAATGCGCAAATTATTGATTCGCCTTTATCGCTGCCGACGGCAGTTCACTGGGATACGCTGAGAAGCGTCATAACCGAGATGCACTATTTTTCCAGCTTACGAAATACGTTCTTCCTTACGGTTTCAGGCGTGGTTCTCATTTCGCTCTTCTCATCCATGACCGCCCATTATATCGTTCGAAATAAAACCAAGTTTAACAATACCTTCTTTTTTACCATGGTTGCGGCGATGATAATTCCTTTTCAGGCGATCATGATCCCGATGGTATCCATTTACGGTCAATATTTAGGCTGGATTCAATCGAATCCCTTGACTACCCTTGTGTTCTTGTATCTTGGTTTTGGCAGCTCGCTTGCCGTGTTTATTTATCATGGATTTGTGAAAAGCATTCCAACCGAACTGGAAGAGGCTGCGCGCATTGACGGCTGCAACAGCCGGCAAACCTTTTTTAAAATCGTCCTGCCTATTTTGACACCGACCACGGTCACAATTGGAATACTGAACATGCTTTGGATTTGGAATGATTTTTTATTGCCGATCCTGGTTCTTCAAAATGCCGGCACGGACAGCTTGACGCTGCCTTTGTCGATATCGGTGTTTAATGGAACCTACTCCTCTGACTACGAGAAGTTTTTACCGGCTGTATTGCTGGTTACGCTGCCAATTCTGGTTATTTATCTTTTTGCGCAGCGCTTTATTTTGCAAGGGGTCACCCAAGGCGCGGTTAAATAG
- a CDS encoding NUDIX domain-containing protein: MVSPLQDEEEERFDYYDEAGAWLGTAPRSEVHARGLWHRSIHCWLARSENGRRLVLFQQRHADKDTFPLHFDITAAGHLTAGETMQGAAREIQEELGAAIPFDALLPFGEARKEAAGTAQGMSFLDREISGVFGFVYEGSLSSLTLQAEEVAGIYEAELGDMIALFEDRLHEVRAAGFELDSSGRPAAAEALVRASDFVPRPASYYSGVFRALLLHL; encoded by the coding sequence ATGGTCAGTCCACTGCAAGACGAAGAAGAGGAGCGGTTCGATTACTACGACGAAGCCGGCGCTTGGCTCGGCACCGCTCCGCGCAGCGAGGTCCATGCCCGCGGCCTCTGGCACCGCTCCATACACTGCTGGCTGGCGCGCAGCGAGAACGGCCGCAGGCTCGTCCTGTTTCAGCAGCGTCACGCGGATAAAGATACGTTTCCGCTGCACTTCGATATTACCGCCGCCGGCCATCTGACCGCAGGAGAGACGATGCAAGGCGCAGCCCGCGAAATTCAAGAGGAGCTTGGCGCAGCTATCCCGTTCGATGCGCTGCTTCCATTCGGCGAGGCGCGCAAGGAGGCCGCCGGAACGGCACAAGGCATGTCCTTCCTTGACCGCGAGATCAGCGGCGTATTCGGCTTTGTCTATGAAGGTTCGCTGTCATCGCTTACACTCCAGGCAGAGGAGGTCGCCGGCATTTACGAAGCGGAGCTGGGCGACATGATCGCCTTGTTCGAAGACCGGCTGCATGAGGTGCGCGCAGCCGGCTTCGAACTTGATAGCAGCGGCCGTCCCGCCGCCGCAGAGGCGCTGGTTAGGGCTTCCGATTTCGTGCCGCGTCCAGCTTCTTACTACTCAGGCGTATTCCGCGCTTTGCTGCTCCATTTGTGA
- the mscL gene encoding large conductance mechanosensitive channel protein MscL yields the protein MVKILKEFKEFAVRGNVLDLAVGVIIGGAFGKIVTSLVNDIIMPPISRLLGSVNLVDQFIQISKLDTEQPHTLADAQKASVSVIAYGNFLNVILDFTIVAFCIFLIVKGANTLRRLGQPETAAPTDPTDKTCPYCLSKIPIKATRCSHCTSHLDAEPELEGGLS from the coding sequence ATGGTTAAAATTTTAAAAGAGTTTAAGGAATTCGCCGTGCGCGGCAACGTGCTCGACCTTGCGGTCGGGGTTATCATCGGCGGTGCTTTCGGTAAAATCGTCACCTCGCTTGTCAACGATATCATCATGCCGCCGATCAGCAGACTGCTCGGCAGCGTCAACCTTGTGGACCAATTCATTCAGATATCCAAGCTCGACACCGAGCAGCCGCATACCTTGGCCGATGCGCAGAAGGCATCCGTTTCCGTTATCGCATACGGTAATTTCCTGAACGTCATTCTCGACTTCACGATCGTCGCATTCTGTATTTTCCTCATCGTTAAAGGAGCGAACACGCTGCGCCGCCTCGGTCAGCCGGAAACAGCCGCTCCTACTGATCCGACGGACAAGACCTGCCCGTACTGCTTGTCCAAAATTCCGATCAAAGCGACGCGCTGCTCGCACTGCACCTCCCATTTGGATGCAGAGCCCGAGCTTGAGGGAGGCTTGTCCTAG